One region of Termitidicoccus mucosus genomic DNA includes:
- a CDS encoding IS110 family transposase, producing the protein MNTKSAVEKLTIGLDLGDRRHHACILDETGEILAEETIVNTREVLSAFCGRYPGATFIMETGTHSPWVSRLVSSLGHPVIVANARKLRAISQSQTKSDREDAQMLARLGRADPKLLCPIRHRREDTQRALVRLKVREALVRNRVNLINSVRFLLKSLGVFVSSSIKAMAFTRKVRAQLAALVAALLTAVDAINAEIKQLDLELETLSRERYPASERLRQIPGVGPLTALCFVLTLESPAHFAHARAVGPYLGLVPRRDQSGQSDKQLGITKAGHVQLRCLLVNCAHYILGPFGPPCALRAAGERIAARGGKSAKKRAVIAVARKLAVTLLALWKTGADYQPQPPPLAQAA; encoded by the coding sequence ATGAATACAAAAAGCGCTGTTGAAAAACTGACCATTGGACTGGACCTCGGGGACCGCCGTCACCACGCGTGCATTCTCGACGAAACGGGCGAGATTCTCGCCGAGGAAACGATCGTGAACACGCGTGAAGTGCTGAGCGCGTTTTGCGGGCGGTATCCGGGGGCGACGTTCATCATGGAGACGGGCACGCACAGCCCGTGGGTTTCGCGCCTGGTGAGTTCGCTCGGCCACCCGGTGATCGTCGCCAACGCGCGCAAGCTGCGCGCGATTTCGCAGAGCCAGACGAAGTCGGACCGGGAGGACGCGCAAATGCTGGCGCGCCTGGGCCGGGCGGATCCGAAGTTGCTCTGTCCGATTCGCCATCGCCGCGAAGACACGCAGCGTGCGCTCGTGCGATTGAAGGTCCGCGAAGCGCTCGTGCGCAACCGGGTCAACCTGATCAACTCCGTGCGTTTCCTGCTGAAAAGCCTCGGGGTATTCGTATCCTCCTCGATCAAAGCGATGGCCTTCACGCGCAAAGTCCGCGCGCAGCTCGCCGCGCTGGTGGCTGCGCTCCTCACCGCTGTCGATGCGATCAATGCCGAGATCAAGCAACTCGATCTGGAACTGGAAACGCTCTCGCGCGAACGCTATCCGGCGAGCGAGCGGCTGCGGCAGATCCCGGGCGTCGGACCGCTGACCGCGCTGTGCTTCGTGCTGACGCTCGAGTCGCCGGCGCACTTTGCGCACGCCCGCGCGGTCGGACCGTATCTGGGCCTCGTGCCGCGACGGGATCAATCGGGGCAGAGCGACAAGCAACTGGGCATCACGAAAGCGGGCCACGTGCAGTTGCGGTGTCTTTTGGTCAACTGCGCGCATTATATCCTCGGCCCCTTCGGCCCACCGTGCGCGCTGCGCGCGGCCGGCGAGCGGATCGCGGCGCGCGGCGGCAAATCCGCGAAGAAACGCGCCGTCATCGCGGTGGCCCGCAAGCTCGCCGTGACCCTGCTGGCGCTGTGGAAAACGGGCGCCGATTACCAACCGCAACCGCCCCCCCTGGCGCAGGCCGCCTGA
- the ltrA gene encoding group II intron reverse transcriptase/maturase, with amino-acid sequence MSQPGSKPFCISKHLVLEAWKRVKANRGAGGVDDESVQDFERKLRDNLYRVWNRMSSGSYLPPPVLTVEIPKASGGVRKLGIPTVADRVAQMVVKMQLEPALEPLFHPDSYGYRPLKSAHDAVRQCRQRCWKYDWVLDLDIKGFFDNLPWDLLMKAVRKHAKDPWVLLYVERWLQVPAQDEHGHLTARTKGTPQGGVISPLLSNLFLHYALDQWMATHHPANPFERYADDAIMHCRTQEEAERLCAAVFQRLAECGLEVNLQKTKIVYCKDANRSGSYEHEKFTFLGFEFRPRRARNRRGEYFVSFIPAISEKTATNIRQEMRQWALQRRSDKSLVDLANMFNPQIRGWMQYYGVVYRSRLYRVFKPLDEALVRWAQRKYKRLRGHHTRAAHWLQKVAKRDPQLWAHWGIGVR; translated from the coding sequence TTGAGCCAGCCAGGATCGAAACCGTTCTGTATCTCCAAGCACCTGGTGCTGGAGGCATGGAAGCGCGTGAAGGCAAATCGGGGTGCCGGCGGCGTCGATGACGAATCGGTGCAGGACTTTGAGCGCAAGCTCAGGGACAACCTGTATCGCGTTTGGAATCGCATGTCTTCTGGTAGTTACCTGCCACCTCCGGTGCTGACGGTGGAAATACCGAAAGCCTCGGGTGGCGTGCGCAAGTTGGGCATACCGACCGTGGCGGATCGGGTTGCGCAGATGGTGGTGAAGATGCAGTTGGAGCCGGCACTGGAGCCGCTCTTTCATCCCGACAGCTACGGCTACCGGCCGCTGAAGTCCGCGCACGACGCGGTTCGGCAGTGCCGGCAACGGTGCTGGAAGTATGATTGGGTGCTCGATCTGGATATCAAAGGCTTCTTCGACAACCTCCCATGGGACCTGCTGATGAAAGCCGTGCGCAAGCACGCCAAGGACCCGTGGGTGCTCCTCTATGTCGAACGGTGGCTGCAAGTCCCGGCGCAGGATGAGCATGGCCATCTGACTGCGAGGACCAAGGGAACTCCCCAGGGTGGCGTCATCTCGCCGCTCTTGAGCAACCTGTTCCTGCATTACGCCCTCGATCAATGGATGGCCACGCATCATCCCGCAAATCCGTTTGAGCGGTATGCGGACGATGCGATCATGCACTGTCGGACGCAGGAGGAAGCCGAGCGCTTGTGCGCAGCGGTATTCCAGCGACTGGCGGAGTGCGGGCTGGAAGTAAACCTCCAGAAAACCAAGATCGTTTATTGCAAGGACGCGAATCGAAGTGGGAGCTACGAGCACGAGAAGTTCACCTTCCTCGGGTTCGAGTTCCGTCCGCGCCGCGCGAGAAATCGCCGCGGGGAATACTTCGTGAGCTTCATCCCGGCGATCAGCGAGAAGACGGCCACGAACATCCGGCAGGAAATGCGCCAGTGGGCTCTCCAGCGCCGGAGCGACAAGTCGCTCGTGGACTTGGCGAACATGTTCAATCCGCAAATCCGAGGCTGGATGCAATACTACGGGGTGGTTTACCGCTCGCGGCTCTACCGCGTGTTCAAGCCACTGGACGAAGCCCTCGTGCGATGGGCGCAACGGAAATACAAAAGGCTCCGAGGTCATCATACTCGGGCGGCGCACTGGCTGCAGAAGGTCGCGAAACGCGATCCGCAGCTCTGGGCGCACTGGGGTATCGGAGTCCGGTAA
- a CDS encoding type IV toxin-antitoxin system AbiEi family antitoxin domain-containing protein: MTPNLEKLENLLKTRGILRVGELASLGFSKSYLSELGKRGRARRQARGIYVHPDADIPAHYSLAVACNKVSHGVICLLSALRHHEIGTQSPSEVWMAIDRKARYPTLNYPRLRIVRFSGEMLAAGVETVEGAFPLRVYCPAKTIADCFRYRHKIGIDVAVEALKAGWRERRFTVKEINHYARICRVGKVITPYMEAIL, from the coding sequence ATGACTCCAAATCTGGAGAAACTGGAGAATCTGCTGAAAACGCGGGGGATTCTCCGCGTCGGGGAACTCGCGTCGCTTGGCTTTTCCAAAAGCTATTTGAGTGAACTTGGCAAGCGGGGCCGCGCCCGTCGTCAGGCGCGTGGAATTTATGTCCACCCGGATGCTGACATCCCCGCCCATTACAGCCTCGCAGTGGCCTGCAACAAGGTTTCTCACGGTGTCATTTGTCTGCTCTCGGCGCTTCGCCATCACGAAATCGGCACACAGAGTCCAAGCGAGGTCTGGATGGCCATAGACCGCAAAGCCAGGTATCCAACGCTGAACTATCCCCGGCTGCGCATTGTCCGTTTTTCGGGGGAGATGCTTGCAGCCGGCGTCGAAACGGTTGAAGGCGCTTTTCCACTGCGGGTTTATTGCCCGGCAAAGACGATTGCCGATTGTTTCAGATACCGTCACAAAATCGGCATTGATGTGGCGGTGGAAGCCCTGAAAGCGGGCTGGCGCGAGCGACGTTTCACCGTGAAGGAAATCAACCACTATGCCCGGATTTGCAGGGTCGGAAAAGTAATCACCCCCTATATGGAAGCCATTCTATGA
- a CDS encoding nucleotidyl transferase AbiEii/AbiGii toxin family protein has translation MQVRYATERFLYRMSVSRHANAFLLKGAMLFVLWETHPHRPTRDMDLLFLETHDRRELEAIFREIAAVEVTPDGLRFDTASIHAEEIRENNAYGGIRVKLLAWLGTARIPLQIDIGLGDAVHPEPVWTDFTTLLDFPAPRIRPYPVYSVVAEKFQAMVELGTLNSRMKDYFDVIYLQRHFEFSGEDLQEAMRKTFQRRRTPLPDGLPEGLDEPFWKTPQKQTQWIAFLRKNRLSIEDDLEKICHEIASFALPVIQTTPFLSTWVPGRGWTRQ, from the coding sequence GTGCAAGTCCGCTATGCCACCGAGCGGTTTCTTTACCGGATGTCCGTGTCCCGCCATGCAAACGCTTTTTTGCTCAAGGGCGCCATGTTGTTTGTCCTGTGGGAAACCCATCCCCATCGCCCGACGCGGGACATGGATTTGCTGTTCCTCGAAACCCATGACCGGAGGGAGTTGGAAGCCATTTTTCGCGAAATCGCGGCTGTTGAGGTCACGCCCGACGGCCTGCGTTTCGACACCGCGTCCATTCACGCGGAGGAAATCCGCGAGAACAACGCCTACGGAGGCATTCGCGTGAAACTGCTTGCCTGGCTGGGAACGGCGCGGATTCCCCTCCAAATCGACATCGGCCTCGGTGACGCTGTTCACCCCGAGCCTGTCTGGACTGACTTCACGACGCTGCTGGATTTTCCCGCTCCGCGCATCCGCCCGTATCCCGTTTACTCCGTTGTTGCCGAAAAATTCCAAGCGATGGTTGAACTGGGCACCCTCAACAGTCGCATGAAAGACTATTTTGACGTGATCTACCTGCAACGACACTTCGAGTTCAGCGGAGAGGATTTGCAAGAGGCGATGCGGAAAACCTTCCAACGCCGCAGAACGCCACTGCCGGATGGATTACCGGAAGGCTTGGATGAGCCGTTCTGGAAAACTCCCCAGAAACAGACCCAATGGATTGCATTTCTACGAAAAAATCGCCTTTCGATTGAAGACGATCTCGAAAAAATCTGCCATGAAATCGCCTCATTCGCATTACCCGTGATTCAAACCACTCCGTTTCTTTCGACTTGGGTGCCGGGACGCGGATGGACGCGCCAATAG